The window TATGCACGAACCTACAATATGAAGGTGGTTTTCCAAGGGGGTATTCAGGGAGATGGCTGGCTGAATGATGGTGGTACACAGGCACAACTTGAACAGTTGATTCAAGCCAACTCGGATATCGCTACCTTTGCCATTGCCGCAGGAAATGGTGGCCCTGGTGGGAATTTATCTGATCCAAACTATCTAACCAGTGTGAGTGGTGTTGCCAAACTGGAGACGGCTTATAGTAATGTGATGTCTGTTGGTGCACTTCAGTATCAAGGCACCAATGCGGTGAATGGCATCACAAATGCTACGGCTGTGGATCTGGCAGCCTACTCCAATCGCGGCTCTAATTTAACGTTGGTAGCCGCCACTGATTCTCCAGTTATGGATCAATTTGGGAACTTCGTCTATTTCAACGAAACCTCTGCGGCTAATCCCAATTTAGCGGGTATTGCTTCTTTGGTGTGGAGTGTCAACTCTACACTAACGGGAGGACAAGTCCGCCAGATCTTAACCGATACAGCAATGGATTTGGGAACACTGGGTCGGGATAATACGTTTGGTTATGGTTTGGTGAATGCTGATGCGGCGGTTCGTCGTGCAGCGGCGCTACAGCGTAACGCTGAGGTGGCTAATCTCTATGCTGGTACCTCATTGTACGTGTAAGGGCAATATTGCTCACAAGCGTGAAATTCAACCCCGGAGATCATTAAAAAGGGCGACTTATCTTCCCGCCTTTTTCTAACTCACCCAGATTTCTTCAACTCTTCCTTCAACATCCGTTGATAAATCGTGGGTAAGTATCCCGACATGGAATTCGTCTCTATTCCATAACCTAAACTTGTCCAGGTTCCCGACAGCCGACGCAAGACATCATTCACTCTTCCCTTACGGAGTTGTGTAGAAATATCGACTCCCCAAGCGTTTTTATCACTCAACCATCGGTAAACCACAGCATCCTGATACTCCGGCTGAAAGCCATAGTTTCGCCAAAATAAAAAACCCGAAGGTTGGGGATGATAGCGCTGCGCCATCTTATCCCAGGTGGTATTAAGAAACTGATACCGTCCCGCCGCTGTTGTACAGTTGCCCACATTCGGGCCAGCTACAATCCGGACACAACGGTTCGGATGACGGCTCAAATCCCAGGCGCGATCGCCGCCATAGAGGAGTGTATACGGTTGAGAGTCATTCGCTTCACTTGCTGTGATCGTTCGCATCAAAGCACGAATGTAGGGATCGCCCCCCTGCATCACCAAGGGAGGTGTCCCATAAGCACTTTTGGGATAATGGGGATACAAGCGTTGTACCCAATTGCCTTTAGAGAGCTCAAACAGCATGACTGCGATCGCTAAGGCACCAATTTTTGCAAGTAGATTTTTCAAGGCAAATCTGGAGAAAAATCTTTTTTTGAATTTTAAGCTAATTAATTTTAGCCAGGGTGATGGATGTACCCCATTGAATGCACTTCATCGGCTCAAAAACAAGTGCAAGTGTTGCCCGTTGAACAGAGATGATCTAACCCATCAGACCACTTTAGCAAATAGCTGATCCCAGCTTTGATCAGGAACCTCTGGCTTAGCAACGACTTCTACAATTTTATTCCGTGCTTCCGATTGTGACAGTGCCTCGACACAAACTTGTGCCACTTTTGTCCGAGGAATACTGCCGTCAAATAGTGTATCTGCCGATGACATCACAACCGGGTCTGGGTTATCTTCATTCTTGAGGCCCCCAGGTCGCACAATCGTATAAGTCAAGCCACTTTGGGTAAGGTATTCCTCCGCTTGCTTCTTCCATACCAGAATCAGCCAAAACAGGTTGAGTGGATGGAAAAGTTGGGATACACACAGAGAAGAGACCATAACAAAGTGTTCAATGCCTTTGCTCTTGGCTACGTCTACCAAGTTTTTCGTACCCTCATAGTCTACTTTGTAAGGCCCCGTGGGATCGAGACTGGGTTTGGCACCCGTCGCTGACAAAATGACTGTACAATCTGCGATCGCCGCACTAAGACTCTCTGGTTTTAACACATCTCCTACGATCAGTTCGGCTTGGGGAGGCAGAATTTCTTTCGCTGTTTCCAAGTTCCGAACTAACGCCCGAACCGGAATATTGCGCTTAACTAATTCTTGTACAATCCGTCGTCCTGTCTCGCCTGTAGCTCCGGCAACAAATGCTTTCATTCCTCTGTCCGTCATTCACTAATGGTTGACTACAAGATTCACAAGCTATGCTAGGTGAGCAAGAAATTCTCTCTTTAGCAGTAAACCTTAACTCCTTAATTGTATGAACTTTATAAATGTGTACTCGTCTTTACCGTAAATTAACGAAACTAAAGTGAAAATTTTTACCGCAAGTGGGAATCCTGAACATAGGTAACAGTCAACCGACATAATGGAACAGGTATGTATTCACAATTTGCTGACGATCAACCGTTTGAAGCCCAAAAGACTCATTTGAATGCCCAATCCGGTTTTGCCGAGGCTGACAGTTTAGTGACACCAGTGCCTGACTTAACCAGTGAAGTAACTCAGTTTCACAGCTACTTTCAAGACTGTATGGAACTTTATGCTGAAGCGGAGATCGTTACTGCCTATCTAGATGCTCATGAGAATTGGTTTACCCGTTGCGCCCAGCCTATGAAGGTAGAATCAATTGCTCAGAATGCCTACGCCTTAGTTGTTGGGCGCTTTGGGTCGTTTGGCTATGAGGTGGAGCCAAAAATTGGTTTAGAACTGCTTCCTCAAGAAGATAAAATCTACCGAATTCGGACAGTCCCCATCCCCAATTATGTGGCTCCGGGCTATGAGGTTGATTTCCAAGCGTCTCAAACCTTTGTGGAAGTACCCGCCAGTGAATATTTTCAAAGCTACAAACACAAGGAAGCTTCCCTACCCAAGGCCGTCACTCGTGTAGAGTGGGAACTGGATCTGAGGGTTGGCATTCGCTTTCCCCGGTTTATCCACAAATTACCGCAGTCATTGATTCAAAGCACAGGCGATAGCCTCATGCGCCAAGTGGTGAGACAAGTTTCTCGGCGCTTGACGCACAAAGTACAGGAAGACTTTCACTCTAGCTTGGGACTACCCATGCCTAAAAAATTGAAGAGGCGGTAAGGGGTTGTGGGTTAAGCGGTTGAAGGTTGAACAAGGACAAAAAAGCTACATTTTGCTCACAATCCGTTGGACAATTTCTACACCTGTAACAGCCTGCCAGCCAAATAAGCCCAAAAGAACGACATTTAGAGCAATGTGGGTGAAGCGTGCCCAGTTTTGCCCTTTTTGCATAAACGGGGAGAGAGAGGCAGACATGGCAATGAGTGCTGTCATGCCTAAACCAGCGAGCAAGTGTGGACCCACAAATAGCTTGCCATTGTTGATGTAGGTAACCGCCATGCCTCCGATCGCACCGACAACCATCAGACCGAGTAGCACTGAACCTATTTGATAATGCTTCACGTTATATCGGCCTTTAATCAGCTCTTTCTTGATATCGCCGTCAGCATATCGAGTGCGTTGGACTTGAATCCCTAAATACAGAGCATAAATTGAGAGCGCTAGTATGACCCACATGATTGTTGGGTGTAGGAATTGAGACCAGACTTTAACCGATTCGGGAATTGTGAGGTTCATAGGATTGGAGAGAGCCGTTTAAGAATCTTGATAAAACTTAACTTAGCATAGGTGTCATTTTCTCTAAAGTCTGATTAGCTCTCAATCGCATATCTATCTAGGAGCGATAACGATGAGAGCTGATTTGGCGCTAAGTTTATACGGCGCTCTTGACGTGGCTGAAGAAATGACCTCAAACCAAGACATTTTATTCCTAAAAGCGGCTCAAAGGGGTGAGCTGACTCAACTCAAAGCCATCCTGGCTCAGGGGGCGAATGTCAATACCTGCGATCGCGATGGCACCACGGCTTTGATGTTTGCCGCCCAATCTGGCTACACCGAAATCGCTCGCGTGTTGCTAGCCAAGGGAGCCAATCCCAACCAGCGAAGAGAACGCTATGGTCTTGTCGCTTTAATGCTGGCTTCTGCCGCCGCTCAGGCTGATGTTGTGCATACGTTGATAGCGGCTGGTGCAGATGTCAATATCACAAATGATGATGGCAGCACAGCACTCATGGTAGCGGCACACAAAGGTTACCTAAAAATCGTGCAAATCTTGCTCGATGCGGGAGCCGATGTCAATATCCAAGATCAAGATGAAGATACCGCCTTAAACTTAGCCGCTCAGAATGGTCATGCCGATGTCGTAAAAGCCTTGCTAAAAGCGGGTGCAGATGCCACCCTGAGTGAGGGTGCCTTAAACCTAGCCGCCAGTGAAGGTCACGTTCAGGTATCACAAGTTTTGCTAGAACATGGAGTCAAGGCAGACACATCTAATCCGGATGGCAGAACCCCTCTCATGCAGGCTGCTGAATTAGGATATTTGCAGGTGGTCTACCTATTAACCGCCTCTACGGATATCCATATCAATGCTCAAGACCATGAAGGTGAAACAGCCTTGACTTTATCTGCTGACCAAGGCCATCCAGAGGTTGTCCAAGCCTTACTTAATCAGGGGGCTGACGCGAATCTGCCAAACTGGACAGGAGAGACTGCGTTGATGGCGGCAGCGGCTGGAGGGCATCATGCTGTAGTAACAGCCTTGCTGAACGCTGGTGCTGATATCAATCTTAGGAACCGCGACCAAGAGACAGCTTTACATCTGGCGACTGTGGAAGGTCATGGTGGGGTGGTCGATCTGCTGCTTCAAGCAGGGGCTGATCTTGAGGCGAGGAATCATCTGGGCGATACAGCCTTAATCCTGGCAGCCTTACACGGTTACACCAAAATTGTGTCGGCTTTAGTACAAAAAGGAGCAGACTTGAATGTAACAAACCAGGGTGAGACACCTCTAACGCTGGCGGTTTCTCAGGGTCACACAGAAACCGTTAAGGTTTTGCTAGATGGGGGTGCGCCTGCCAATATCACCACCACTGATGGAAAGACCTTGTTGATGAAGGCAGCAGACCAAGGAGACACGATTCTCATGCGATACCTATTGGACGCGGGTGCCCCAGTCAATAGTGCAGATCAGACCGGTGCTACTGCTTTGATGTGGTCGGCACATCGGGGTTATGCCGTGGCGGTGCAACTATTGCTGGATGCTGGTGCACAGGTCAATGTGAAAAATCGGGGAGGCTATACGGCTTTGATGCTAGCAGAGTTTAATGGCTATCCTGAGGTCGTGAAACGGCTGAAGGTAGCTGGAGCACAAGAGTAGTTTAAAGCGGCTGACTGTTATTATGAGCCAGCATAAGACTCTAAGTCTAGAAATACCTGATAATCTTATAATTCTGCATCATTTTCTGCCTCAATCAGCTCTTAACTCAGAGACGCTTGGCATTGAGGCATCTGATTCAGGTGTTCCTCCAAAACCACCAAGGCGCAGACCTCCTAATTCGGGGGAGTTTTAGTTAAATCATGAGCTTTGGTTAAGTATATAAACTTATGGAGCCAATTCCATTTGATAGTGATGACCTACTAGTGGTCAATAGTCGGCGTCGGAATGGTTTAATTCTTTATAAGCGCTATCATGCAGAATTTGCAGGTCCAGGCGCGGCGGTAGGAGGATTCATTGATCACGATTGTAAACTAGCGCTGCCATTGGGCAATTTTTCGTTGATCCGTCCTGAATCGGCTGAAGATCGACAGCGGGCTTATGCGCTGCGGCGGCAGTGGATTCGATTGACGAAACAAATTACCGACAATCCAGTACCCGTGAAACGCGCTCAGCAGATTCTCACGCAGTTTGAATACTATTTTGACTCTGAAACAATCAGTCAACTGCCCGATGAAGCCCTGGCACTTTTGGTTGGTGTGTTGCCCCATACGATTAGGATGGCGCGTGATTTGGAGACTTAAACCACAGTGAGTCGAGTCGGCAGACTCACAAGTGAGGAATCAGCACCTAGTTATGGGAATATATCAGTGACTTTATCTAGCGGCGAGGAGTAGTCATGACACTAATAGAAATTCTTTTGTTGCTGTTAATTGCAGCCATTTGTGGCAGTCTGGGACAAGTATTAGTGGGATACTCGACAGGTGGCCTCTTGGCCTCAATTGTTGTTGGGGTTATTGGCGCGTACATTGGAATCTGGGTCGCTCGTGAATTTAACCTCCCAGTATTTTATGCTCTCAATATGGGAGGTCGTTCGTTCCCGATTATTTGGTCAATTATTGGTTCTGCTATCTTTGCCGCCATCCTAGGTCTAATCAACCGAGCGACACGACGGTAAAGTTTTTTGAACGGTAGTGGGTTATTGGTCAACTCCCAACTGACTAGCGAACTCTCGAACTCATGACTGATATGGATATGACTTTACCGACCAGACCTTCCAGAAAGTCAGTTCCTTGGTTCTGGATGGGAATGGCGCTCGTATTTTTGTTGTCATTGTCGTTACGTTTTTGGGGGCTGAGCCAGCCTAATATTTTAGTATTTGATGAGGTTTACTTTGCCAAGTTTGCCAATAACTATCTGACCCATACTGATTTTTTTGATACTCATCCGCCTCTGAGTAAATACTTAATTGCTATTGGTATTTGGTTAGGAGGTCACTTTCCTGTTGGAAAGGATACAGTAAACAATTTGACGGGAACTCAGCTAACTACTTTTAGTTACCGTTGGCTGAATGCCCTTACGGGTTCCTTCATTCCCTTAGTGGTGGGGGGCATCGCTTATCAGCTAAGTCACCGCCGCAGTTATGGGTTTATCGCGAGTCTCTTTGTCGCGGTTGATGGTTTATTCTTAGTAGAGTCTCGCTATGCGCTAAATAATATTTATCTGGTACTCTTTGGGCTGTTGGCTCAATGGTGTTTACTCGTAGCCTTGGAGAATCAGCAAAAGCGGCGTGGGTTGTGGTTGGCTCTTTCAGGTATTTGTTTTGGAGCCTCAGCCTCTGTTAAGTGGAATGGGCTGTGGTTTTTATTGGGTATTTATTTAATTTTAATCACTACTTGGGCGATGCGATCGCTACCCTTTTTCCGCTCAATAGCCGCTGAATTATTCCCAAAAAAGTCTTCATCAAATTCTGAGTTGGGTACTCTAAAAACTACCTCGACTCCTTTACAGAATTTAGGACAACTGAATCTCAAAAAAATATTTTTGAACTTAGGTATTATCCCTGGGTTAGTCTACAGCTTGGTTTGGATTCCCCACTTGCTACTCTATCCAAAACCAGGATTCTGGGAAATGCAACAGAAGTTGCTCAGTTACCATCAAAACGTTGGCAATGGTCCACAGGAGCACCCTTATTGCTCTGCTTGGTACACTTGGCCTTTAATGATTCGTCCGATGGGATATTATTTCCAGAAAGTGGACGAAACTCCCTCTCCAAGTTCACCGTTATTTTTCCCCAGTAAGCCGAGTCCACCCAAGATTATTTACTACGATGTACATGGAATGGGGAATCCCGTCTTGTGGTGGCTATCTGCGATCGCAATTCTTGTTGTGCTTTCGCTGTTAGTTTTCACCATCCGAACTTGGGTAACTGCGTCTGATATAACAGTCAATCAGACAATGCCGGGGTTGCAACGGGCTGAGTTTTGGATTGTACTTTATTTGATTTTGAACTACATCGCTAATTTACTACCTTGGGTGAGAGTAACGCGCTGTACTTTTATTTATCACTACATGGGAGCTTCTATTTTTGCTTTCTTGGCATTGGCTTGGATTGTGGATCGATGTCTGCGAGGTTATGACCTGTTTCTGCGGATGGTGGGGGTGACAATTGTTTTTTTGATTCTCATTTCTTTCGTGTTCTGGCTGCCTGTATTTCTCGGCTTTCCTTTATCTCCTGAAGCATTTTACAGCCGGATGTGGTTCCCTTCTTGGATATAAAATAGTTAGATTATCTGGAAGAATTAGGGGTGTGTCTCGGAAGTAAGTTTTTAACGTAGACGCGTAGCGGCTTGCCGTAGGCTACCACTCCAGGCATAGAGAACGCAGAGAAAGAGAAAAGACGAGAAGAGAAGACGAAAAAAGGTTAGAAAGGAGATGTACTGAGTTCTTGTTTTTCAAAGGGTGTTCAGACAGACTCTAAACTTGACGACGCACCCAACCATTAATCGTAAATCGGCTATCTGCAAATGCTTTTGAAGGGCAACTAACGGGTAAGACTTCGTGTAAATAGCGACTCAGAAAAAACACGATGCTGTTGTTACGCGGTTCCACCCTTTTGTAAGAATCTGCCTTTACATAAAAATTGTTTTCAATTTTACTGTCATAGATTAGCAATTCTCCACCAGAGAATGCCTTCGGCTGTTGATAGAAGTAGTAAACATAGGTGAACTCTCTAGTTGCCGTGTCTGGACTCCCGTTATCATTATGAACTTTATAATAATTTCCATCATTGTGGGAGGTCAGCTGAGCCTCGATTTCAGCAATGGGAAATGAGGACAAATTTAATTTTCTGAATACATCGGGGAGAATGGCTTGAATTCGATTGACGACGAGTTGAGAAAATTCTGGAAATGAGTGAAGAATCATTGAACGACGATAGTCCAGATCGCCTGTAGAAGTACTCGTAGGAACAAAAGCTGATTTTCGTTGAAAAACATAATTGAGGAGTTGCTGATATTCTTCTACTGTTAAGAAGTTGTCAATTTGCACATACTCAGACTCTAAAATAGCTGGAATCTGAGGTTGAGTTGGCTCATTTTGTTGCCAATAAACAGGGGGTTCTGTAACCAAACCAATGAGATGTTCACTCGGAAAAGATAGAGTTGCACGACCCCCTTCAATTGAAACTTGAAATAAATAAGAAGAAACCGTTTCTTGCTTCTGAGCGCGAGTGATAATTGTAGCCATGAGACTATGAAGTAGGGGGTCATTTGGCTTGAGGTAAAGCGTGTACTGATGTCCTCCGGTTAGGAGCAATGTAACTTTGACATCCTGTGGATTGGTTGCTTGTGAAGTAAAATCCATATTAGTTGCCTACTATGATGTTAAGAATTAAACTAACTAACGCGACTTATTTCAAGAGTCATTAACATTGAGCATGTAAAATTGAATGCCTGTTAGCGTTGTCATCCTCCCTAAACACAACTTCTAAACACAAGCCTTTATGCCTGACAGCCAACCTCTACGCATTACCCTCCCCCCGTTGCAGATTACCTTAACAGAGAACCAACAGATCGACCTGCAATGGCTGGCGCAAAATCAGCTACTCTCAGCAGAGACAACCCAGCAGGGACTCTCCAACTCTTGGAAACAATGGATTGCCGAAAATAAGTTGCATGGCAACTCGGATGATTCGATTATTCAAGCAATGCTGCAAAATGGTATCGATTTTCAGGTTGCTATACAAGAGGTCAATCGTATCGCATCGGATCCGTCTTTCCTAGCCGGCAGAAACTTTGTTCAACTCTTGAGAAAGCTGGAATCAATTCTGGAGATTAACCGAAAACTGGCTGAATTGTCTCCCAATTTTGGCAAGATAGAACGCAGAAGTCGTCTTTCTCGGCAAGAATTCTTAGAAAATTACTACATCAAGAATACACCCGTTATTCTGACTGACATGATGCATGATTGGCCAGCAATGTCTTTATGGTCGCCAGATTACCTCAAGACAAAATACGGCGACGTGCTAGTTGAAATTCAATCCAATCGAGACTCAGATCCGGAATATGAAATTAACTGTGAACAACACAAAAAGACAGTAAGGTTATGTGAATACGTTGATATGGTAGCCAGCGGTGGTGAGAGTAATGACTACTATATTGTTGCCAACAACAGCAACTTAGACCGAGAAGAACTGAAAGGTTTACTCGATGACATTCACATGTTCCCTGAATTCCTGGATGCATCTAATACTCAAGGCAGAGTCTTTTTCTGGTTTGGTCCGGCTGGCACAATCACGCCACTACATCATGACCCCATTAACCTGATGATGGCTCAAGTGTATGGACGCAAGCGGTGGCGACTTATTTCTCCTGATCAGACGCCACTTCTCTACAATTACGTTGGCGTTTTCAGCAAGGTTGACTGTGAGAATCCAGACTACAATCGATATCCCTTATTTAAGGATGTAAACATTATAGAAACTGTTTTAGAACCAGGAGAAGTTATTTTTGTTCCTGTTGGGTGGTGGCATCAAGTTAAAGCACTAGATATCAGTATTTCCCTTTCTTTTATCAACTTTATTTTCCCTAATTCTTATAATTATAAAGACCCCCATATTTCATCCTGGTAATGGAAGTTTAACAGGGATAGCGCTTAACTTATTGAATTTTTCCATGTTCTATTTATAGGGATTAAAAATAACTTAACCTTGGTAGTGTAGCCCTAAAAGATGCGAGAAATTGCATAAAAATCATGAAAATATTTGTTCCAGGTCGCCTGTGTCTGTTCGGCGAACATAGTGATTGGGCGGGAAACTATCGCCGCCTCAATCCTAAGCTAAAACCAGG of the Allocoleopsis franciscana PCC 7113 genome contains:
- a CDS encoding glycoside hydrolase family 24 protein gives rise to the protein MLFELSKGNWVQRLYPHYPKSAYGTPPLVMQGGDPYIRALMRTITASEANDSQPYTLLYGGDRAWDLSRHPNRCVRIVAGPNVGNCTTAAGRYQFLNTTWDKMAQRYHPQPSGFLFWRNYGFQPEYQDAVVYRWLSDKNAWGVDISTQLRKGRVNDVLRRLSGTWTSLGYGIETNSMSGYLPTIYQRMLKEELKKSG
- a CDS encoding SDR family oxidoreductase, whose product is MKAFVAGATGETGRRIVQELVKRNIPVRALVRNLETAKEILPPQAELIVGDVLKPESLSAAIADCTVILSATGAKPSLDPTGPYKVDYEGTKNLVDVAKSKGIEHFVMVSSLCVSQLFHPLNLFWLILVWKKQAEEYLTQSGLTYTIVRPGGLKNEDNPDPVVMSSADTLFDGSIPRTKVAQVCVEALSQSEARNKIVEVVAKPEVPDQSWDQLFAKVV
- a CDS encoding DUF1997 domain-containing protein, producing MYSQFADDQPFEAQKTHLNAQSGFAEADSLVTPVPDLTSEVTQFHSYFQDCMELYAEAEIVTAYLDAHENWFTRCAQPMKVESIAQNAYALVVGRFGSFGYEVEPKIGLELLPQEDKIYRIRTVPIPNYVAPGYEVDFQASQTFVEVPASEYFQSYKHKEASLPKAVTRVEWELDLRVGIRFPRFIHKLPQSLIQSTGDSLMRQVVRQVSRRLTHKVQEDFHSSLGLPMPKKLKRR
- a CDS encoding DUF4079 domain-containing protein, which translates into the protein MNLTIPESVKVWSQFLHPTIMWVILALSIYALYLGIQVQRTRYADGDIKKELIKGRYNVKHYQIGSVLLGLMVVGAIGGMAVTYINNGKLFVGPHLLAGLGMTALIAMSASLSPFMQKGQNWARFTHIALNVVLLGLFGWQAVTGVEIVQRIVSKM
- a CDS encoding ankyrin repeat domain-containing protein; the encoded protein is MRADLALSLYGALDVAEEMTSNQDILFLKAAQRGELTQLKAILAQGANVNTCDRDGTTALMFAAQSGYTEIARVLLAKGANPNQRRERYGLVALMLASAAAQADVVHTLIAAGADVNITNDDGSTALMVAAHKGYLKIVQILLDAGADVNIQDQDEDTALNLAAQNGHADVVKALLKAGADATLSEGALNLAASEGHVQVSQVLLEHGVKADTSNPDGRTPLMQAAELGYLQVVYLLTASTDIHINAQDHEGETALTLSADQGHPEVVQALLNQGADANLPNWTGETALMAAAAGGHHAVVTALLNAGADINLRNRDQETALHLATVEGHGGVVDLLLQAGADLEARNHLGDTALILAALHGYTKIVSALVQKGADLNVTNQGETPLTLAVSQGHTETVKVLLDGGAPANITTTDGKTLLMKAADQGDTILMRYLLDAGAPVNSADQTGATALMWSAHRGYAVAVQLLLDAGAQVNVKNRGGYTALMLAEFNGYPEVVKRLKVAGAQE
- a CDS encoding GlsB/YeaQ/YmgE family stress response membrane protein, whose translation is MTLIEILLLLLIAAICGSLGQVLVGYSTGGLLASIVVGVIGAYIGIWVAREFNLPVFYALNMGGRSFPIIWSIIGSAIFAAILGLINRATRR
- a CDS encoding dolichyl-phosphate-mannose--protein mannosyltransferase; its protein translation is MTDMDMTLPTRPSRKSVPWFWMGMALVFLLSLSLRFWGLSQPNILVFDEVYFAKFANNYLTHTDFFDTHPPLSKYLIAIGIWLGGHFPVGKDTVNNLTGTQLTTFSYRWLNALTGSFIPLVVGGIAYQLSHRRSYGFIASLFVAVDGLFLVESRYALNNIYLVLFGLLAQWCLLVALENQQKRRGLWLALSGICFGASASVKWNGLWFLLGIYLILITTWAMRSLPFFRSIAAELFPKKSSSNSELGTLKTTSTPLQNLGQLNLKKIFLNLGIIPGLVYSLVWIPHLLLYPKPGFWEMQQKLLSYHQNVGNGPQEHPYCSAWYTWPLMIRPMGYYFQKVDETPSPSSPLFFPSKPSPPKIIYYDVHGMGNPVLWWLSAIAILVVLSLLVFTIRTWVTASDITVNQTMPGLQRAEFWIVLYLILNYIANLLPWVRVTRCTFIYHYMGASIFAFLALAWIVDRCLRGYDLFLRMVGVTIVFLILISFVFWLPVFLGFPLSPEAFYSRMWFPSWI
- a CDS encoding 2OG-Fe(II) oxygenase, whose product is MDFTSQATNPQDVKVTLLLTGGHQYTLYLKPNDPLLHSLMATIITRAQKQETVSSYLFQVSIEGGRATLSFPSEHLIGLVTEPPVYWQQNEPTQPQIPAILESEYVQIDNFLTVEEYQQLLNYVFQRKSAFVPTSTSTGDLDYRRSMILHSFPEFSQLVVNRIQAILPDVFRKLNLSSFPIAEIEAQLTSHNDGNYYKVHNDNGSPDTATREFTYVYYFYQQPKAFSGGELLIYDSKIENNFYVKADSYKRVEPRNNSIVFFLSRYLHEVLPVSCPSKAFADSRFTINGWVRRQV
- a CDS encoding cupin-like domain-containing protein, producing MPDSQPLRITLPPLQITLTENQQIDLQWLAQNQLLSAETTQQGLSNSWKQWIAENKLHGNSDDSIIQAMLQNGIDFQVAIQEVNRIASDPSFLAGRNFVQLLRKLESILEINRKLAELSPNFGKIERRSRLSRQEFLENYYIKNTPVILTDMMHDWPAMSLWSPDYLKTKYGDVLVEIQSNRDSDPEYEINCEQHKKTVRLCEYVDMVASGGESNDYYIVANNSNLDREELKGLLDDIHMFPEFLDASNTQGRVFFWFGPAGTITPLHHDPINLMMAQVYGRKRWRLISPDQTPLLYNYVGVFSKVDCENPDYNRYPLFKDVNIIETVLEPGEVIFVPVGWWHQVKALDISISLSFINFIFPNSYNYKDPHISSW